Part of the Loxodonta africana isolate mLoxAfr1 chromosome 15, mLoxAfr1.hap2, whole genome shotgun sequence genome is shown below.
AAACATATTATTTGAAGAAAAGAAACAACATCCAGTTTGCAGCCTATAAAGAAAATATGAACTCTAAAGAAACAGAAAGTTGTAAAATACTGCATATATGCTGATTATCTTAGATATTTTGTGCTGCTATTACAGCTatttttgtttatcatgatgttgctcattggtccagttgtgaggatttttgtgttttttatgttgaggtgtaatccatactgaaggctgtggtctttgatcttcattagtaagtgcttcaagtcctcttcactttcagcaagcaaggttgtgtcatctgcataacgcaggttgttaatgagtcttcctccaatcctgatgccccattcttcttcatatagtccagcttctctgattatttcttcagcatacggattaaacaggtatggtgaaagaatacaaccctgacgcacacctttcctgactttaaaccaatcggtatccccttcttctgtccgaacaactgcctcttgatctacataaaggttcctcatgagcacaattaagtgttctggaattcccattcttcacagtgttatccatagtttgttatgacccacacagtcgaatgcctttgcataatcaataaaacacaggtaaacatccttctggtattctctgctttcagccaggatgcatctgacatcagcagtaatatccctgaatccatgtcctcttctgaaactggcatgaatttctggcacttccctgttgatatactgctgtagccgtttttggatgatcttcagcaaaattttccttgcatgtgctattaatgataactctgaaccaatgaacaacatcatgataaacggagaaaagaattgaagttgtcaaggatttcattttacttggatccacaatcaacagccatggaagcagcagtcaagaaatcaaaagacgcattgcattgggtaactctgctgcaaaggacttcttcaaagtgttgaagtgcaaatatgtcaccctgaagactaaggtgcacctgacccaagccatggtattttcaatcacatcatatgcatgtgaaagctggacaatgaataaggaagaccaaagaagaattgatgcctttgaattgtggtgttggggaagaatactgaatataccatggactgccaaaagaagaaacaaatctgtcttggacgaagtgtggccagaatgctccttagaggcaaggatggcgagactgagtcttacatactttggacatgttgtcaggagggatcagtccctggagaaggacatcatgcttggcagagtacagggtcagcggaaaagaggaagaccttcaacgaggtggattattgacacagtggctgcaacaatgagcccaagcatcacaacgattgtaaggatgggtaGAAccgggcagtttttcgttctgatgtgcatagggtcactatgagtcggaaccgactagatggctcctaacaacaacaacaacaattacagctataccataagtggatgcctttaacaaacaaatttattttctcacagtttaggcacCCAGTAGTCCAATTTCCCTgcactggctctaagggaaggctttcactctctgtcagttctaggggaaggtccttgtttcttcagcttctatttcctggttccttagagatTTCCATGTGGCTTCACATTAttcttctcccatctctacttgctggtttacttgtttaatctcttttatatctcaaaagagactagcTCAAGAtaaaccctacactaatcctgtctcattaacataacaaaacaatcCAGTGCGAAAAAggattttaaccacaggcatagaggctaggatttacaaaatATGTTTTTGGTTGACACAGTTCAATACATAACACTGgtccacctgaaaaaaaaaatgaaatttagatAAGCTTGTCTAAATATCATCTCCTCATCTTGATGTTCAAAGTCTTATGCTTTGATCACAAGATACCAAATACTGGGACCATATTTGCTTTATTGCCTTGCTCAATCTTCTTCATTTAGTTTTACTTCAATATAACATTGGCATTTAATGAGCCCTTTACaagaaacaataagaaaaattattccacattTGTTGTAAAATTGTTGTGGTGATTACCATCATATTTGTCCATATCACTTATACAAATTCCCATAAGAGATATATGTTTTTAACTGAGATCAGTAAGAGTAAAGATTTGTCTCACCAAAAGaatttggctttatttatttggtgatATTGCTAAGGTACAACatgactgtttttctttttgatctgCAGTCATGAAACTAGTGATAAAATTTGATATTCAATCCCAACAATGATATTAAACTTTAAATTTGTTATATTTGTCACTTCTTACTGTCATACTTGTTTTCTTTTACAAATCTTAATACACAggctcctgggtggtacaaatggtttgtgctaaactattaaccaaatggttggtggttcaaatccattcagcattgccacagaagaaagtcctagagatctgcttctgtaagattacagccattgaaaaccctatagagcacagttctactctaaagcacacagggtcaccaggagtcacaattgactcaataaCAAAGGGTTACATGTACATACGTACATACATGCACAGACAATTCATTTCAAATTACTTTTAAAGAGGCAAGCTCTAAACACATCTGTACAAACACTTGATTATGAATACGAAAATAACTATtataaatgcatatacaaatcTTAATAAGGATCATGTTCATTATGAAGATATCTTTCTTCTTAAGAGTTTTATCAGTGTATTTTTCACATCCTTGTTTCTCAGACTATATATCAGGGGGTTCAACATGGGAATCACAGTGGTATAAAACACCGAGGACACTTTCTCCTGGGTGAGTGAACTGTTGGAAGCAGGCTTGAGATACATGGACATGAGGGACCCGTAAAATATAAGAACAGCTGTCAGGTGGGAACTGCAGgtactgaaggctttggacctGCCCTCTTTAGAGTGGATACGGAGGATGCTGGAGAGGATGAAAGCATAGGAAATGATGATTGACAGGCTGGGGGCCACCATGTTAAATCCACCAATGATGAAAATCAAAAGCTCATCAATGTAAGTGCTGGAACAGGAGAGTTTAATAAGAGGGACAGCATCACAGaaataatggctaatgatgtttgAGTTGCAGAAGGACAACCTTAATATACAACCTGTATGAATCACAGCATCCATAAAACCTATTGAGAAGACAGCAGCCACCAGCAGAGAGCAGACCCGAGGGGACATGATGACATTATAAAGCAGTGGGCTACAAATGGCAacatagcgatcataggccattgCCACCAACATGTAGCATTCTGAAATGACAAAATACAGGGACAAAAACAGCTGAGTCATGCATCCATTATAGGATATAGCTTTATCTCTGCGTAAAAACCCAGCTAGCATTTTGGGGGTAACGACAGAAGAATAGCAGACATCTATAAAAGACAAATTActgaggaaatagtacatgggcATGTGAAGTTGAGAATTCAACCCAATTATTGAGATCATACCGAGGTTTCCTACCACGGTTACCATGTAGATCCCTAAGAAGAAGCAGAAAAGGGGTAGCTGAAGCTCTGGTTGGTCAGTTAATCCTGAAAGAAGAAACTCAGTCACTGTGGAATAATTTCTCATGTCCATTCTTCTCTGAGAAATCTGTGGAAATGAGAGGAAAAGAATCAAATAAGTCAGGCATGCTCCTAGCTTTTCTCCAATTCCACACAGCCCAGGACTTTATAGCTATAAAAACGTAGAACCCAGGTTCCCTTGTCCCCTTGGCATAAAGGCTGTGCCTCAATCCttaggggggaggggaggatgtTAATAGGTGTTAAAGGAAATGAGTAGCTCAGGGTCATATGGGTCATATTCAGAAATGCTCAGTTACAGAAACAGGTTTCATAACTGAAAGGTATCTCAGAATCTTCTAGAGGATTACataacatacaatatttctccaGTTTAACTGATGATGGAACCTACTTTTTTCTGCAAGCCTATTGTAGCACTAGTGTGACTCAGAACATAATTTAGAAaaccatgtttttgttttgtggtttgttctgttttttaatctAACAATAAATTGATGCCTAGGTGCAAGCTTATTCTTCTTATACTTCTTCTGAAAAGCTGGATTATGGCAAAAGAGCAGACCTCTGAAAATTTATTCTGTCTTCTGAATCTCTGGTTGTCCTCTGGGCTAAGTCTGCCTCTTCCACCCAGGCCATTGAGTGCCCTTCAGAAGGAAGCTCTAGGCAGCCTACTACTACTGCCATTGCTTTTGACAATGCCCAATGACCCAGATATATATGCTTCTAGTTGGAGGTTCCCACACAGCACTTCCCGTTATACACCCACACCTGTTCTCAGGAGGAAGGCAATGATGGTGCACACCTCAGAGTCACCTGTCCTGGTGCAACCAAGGTCTTATCTCTGAAATATCTGACCATTTTTCGTTTAGTTTTGGACTGCACATACACGCCTCTATAGACTCTCACATTTGCCTAGAGATTGTGCAAAGCCCTGCTTAGAAATCTGGTATTTTCTCAACCTACCTAACCCAGGATCTATGTTTTCCTCTGGCTACTCAAGAAGCTGCTTGTTTCTCTTTGGTCCCAATCTATTACTGCCATCTTAGGCCCAGCACACTTCCTTTTGCCACTTGAATTTCCAAAGATGCAGAAGCCTCCTCCTGAAATTCCATGCCGCTCTGTTCAAAACAAAGGGTCTTCATAACAATGAACAGCTGTTCCCTTAGTAGCTTTTTAATTTCTACAGAATGCATGTCTTTTTAATCTTCTTTTCTTCTCCCATCCTGGGGGGTGAAGACAGGGGGCTCATTTGCAAAAAAGAGGACATCCAGTTGCCTTTTCTGTATTACTGCAATACCCTGGAGTTTTCCTTTTGCTTCATCCATCGCCAATTAACACGCACAGATACAGCCTTGTCACAGAGATCACACTGACAGAATAACGAAAGAAATGTTCAAGGAGATtcatatattcaattttttttaactttaatctCTCCTAGGTGTCACAGACACAGTGGCAGCTTTCATTACATATCTGATCCTCCCACATTTCCCCCAATTCCTACTTGGCTGTCTTTCAAAGTAAACTCTCTTCCATACTGCCCATGTTACTTGTTTCACTCCAGGGTCCTGCATTCTTTTGGCCCCTATTCAAGCCAAGCCATTTCTGCATTTAGGtttttgctactcaaagtgtggtccatggacaAGGAGCATCAGCATTACCTGAGATCTAGTTAGGTCCTACCCCAAACCTATTGCATAAggacctgcattttaacaagaccttCCACATGACTCCTGGGCACATTAAAGTTTAAGAGTCACTACTTTGGGTTATTCCTTCCTAGAGCTGaaattgttttccttctttcttgcttCCTTCTCTGAAACTCTCCTTTTTCTATGCACCAGACAACATTCATAATCGTGTAAAGCAATCTCTGAAAACATCTTCCTAAGAAAAGCCTTCTCAGATGTACAATTACATATTTCTTTATCTTACCGCCTGTATGTGAACTCCGGCATTTCATGTCAGGGAAATGTACATATCATATAACTTATTACAATATATCGTATTCTGTTTTTTATACATAATTTTGCAGAATGTaatcaaaagtggttgtagcaggaAGAAATATTATACATACTGTTTCTTCATCCACATAAAAATGAACAATGGTAACCAGAATCTTCTCTATTTAGCTATCTAGTGGTAAGCTTCACTAAACTAGAGAGAAAATTTTAGTATGTTTTATGTCTGACATCTCAATTGGTAACCTGtcttttcctggagccttgttttgtgccaatgccttcagtgcagcttgtacttcttgctttaatgccattggttcttgatcatatgttaccttctgaaatggctgaacatcaaccccTTCTTTTTTATACAGtaactccgtgtattccttccatcttcttttgatgtctcCCGCATCATTCactattttgcccacagaattcttcaatatggcagcttgaggcttgaatttttttttttcacttcttttagTTTGAGACATGCCAGTagtgttctcttttggttttctacctcgaAGTctgcacttttcattataatgcttaACTTGGTCTTCCTGAGCCACCCACTTggaatcttctgctcagctcttttatttcaccatttcttccattcactttagctgctctacattcaaaagcaagtttcagagtctcttctaaaatccattttggtcttttctttcttttgtgtcttaTTAATgactttttcttcagcttcaacttgaacttgcatatgagcaattgacgatcTGTTTCATAGTCAGcccctattctgactcatgacattgagcttccccatcatctctttctacacatgtagtcagtttgattcttgCTTATTCGATTTGGTGATGTCCATGTGTGTTGTCGCcatatatgttgttgaaaaagtgtTAGCATTGAATAACTCATTGGTCttacagaattctatcatgcaatctccagtggcatttgtatcaccaaggccatattttccaactaccaatccttcttctttgtttccaactttcacattccaatcatcagtgaTTATCTATGCATCcacattgcatgtttgatcaatatcaAACTGCATAAGTGGAGAAAAATCTTCGGTTTCCTCATccctggcattagtggttggtgtgtaatttgaataatacttgCATTAACTGatattccttgtaggtgtatgggtattgtACTATCACTGAtggtgtacttcaggatagatgttgcaACAgctgcaatgctggaggtgctcacttacctatgccaagaaatttggatgccagccacctggccaactgactggaaaaaaatccatatttgtgtctggtccaaagaaaagtgatctaacagaaagcagaaattatcaaacaatatcattactgtcacacacaagtaaaattttgctgaagatcactcaaaagtacttgtagcagtacattgacaggggaattccagaaattcaagctggattcacaaGTGGACATAGAATGAGAGATAtcgttgctaatgtcagatggatcttggctgaaagcagagaatgccagaaagatgtttacgtgtattttattgactatataaaaGCATTttactctgtggatcataacaaattatggataacgttgcaaagaatgggagttccagaacacttgtgctcatgcCAAAACTGTACGtaagccaagaggcagtcattcaaaaaggataaagggatattgtgtggtttaaaatcaggtttaaaatgtgtgtcagagttgtatcctttcaccgtacttattcaatctgcatgctaagcaaatagtccaagaatctgggctatatgaagaagaacaaggcatcaggattggaggaagactcattaatgacctgagatatggagatgacacaacctttcttgctaaaagtaaaaaggacttgaagaacttactgatgaagatcaaggactacagccttc
Proteins encoded:
- the LOC100665254 gene encoding olfactory receptor 8D4-like, which codes for MDMRNYSTVTEFLLSGLTDQPELQLPLFCFFLGIYMVTVVGNLGMISIIGLNSQLHMPMYYFLSNLSFIDVCYSSVVTPKMLAGFLRRDKAISYNGCMTQLFLSLYFVISECYMLVAMAYDRYVAICSPLLYNVIMSPRVCSLLVAAVFSIGFMDAVIHTGCILRLSFCNSNIISHYFCDAVPLIKLSCSSTYIDELLIFIIGGFNMVAPSLSIIISYAFILSSILRIHSKEGRSKAFSTCSSHLTAVLIFYGSLMSMYLKPASNSSLTQEKVSSVFYTTVIPMLNPLIYSLRNKDVKNTLIKLLRRKISS